From Niallia sp. Man26:
AACATGGCTACTAAACTTAATAAAGCAACGAAGCTTTTGCCAAAGTAACTTTTTTCAAAAAACAGAGTAGGAGGGTCTACTTTAGAAATCGGTAAGTTTATAAGTTCCTTTAGTTGTGATTGATTTATCGTATCATTTTCCTTTAAACACTCTTTAAATAAGTTAACAGTATTCTTTTCTACTTTTCGGGTATCTACAATAAAGATAGGCAGCTTTTTTCTTGTTATTTGTTTAAGAAGCAAACTCTTACCTTCAGGAGACATTTTATCTGAAAAGGTAACAAATAAAAGAATCCTTTTGGTTGCTTTTTCAATATAAGGAAACAGCTTTTCCAATTCCTCTGCAAAATGTGTACCTCTTACTACAAGAATAATAGTAGAAGCACTATATATATCTTCATAAAGTTTTGTCTGTATTAGTGAATTTGCGTTATTAATGCCGGGTGTATCAATTAAATTTCCATTCACAAAATAAGTACTTTCATTATGGATAGTTGATCCTTTCACATTTATTTCTTTACCTATCGACCTACCAGCTAACTTAGTAAATAAGGTTGATTTTCCAGAAGATTCAAAGCCTAAAATTAATGAATTTAGGCTTTGGGTTTGAATTTTCTCCTCTAACACTCACAATTCACCTCGCAACAAGATAAATCGTCTAAAAACAGATTGTTTTTTCGGTATAAATCAAAAATTTCGGTTGGATATTGGAAATTAGTACGATCAAGTATTTCTTTAACAATCACAGCAAATCTTTGGCGGAATTTATATATATAGCAGAAAATAACCTGCTGATGCCTAACATTTGGTCCTGCTAAAAATACCCCTGCAGTAATAGTAGATTCATCTTTATCTGTTAATTTAGGCGACTGTTCATTTTCCCACTCAAAAAGAGAATAAATTTGTTTAACACCAGGAATAAAACCAGCAGCTAAAATTGGTCGGGTTTTTGAAACATGAGTAGTTCCATCAGACAAATATAATACATAGTCATCATCTCTTTTAGAGATTTTTAAAACCTCTACATCAAGCAGTTCTAACCGACCTGTCTCATCAGCAATTTCTAATCTTTCCTTTGTAAAAGGAGACAAGGATTTACTCGGATCAGCCTCAACATTGTCCCATGGAGCACTTCTAGAAATGACTGTAACATTCTTTTCATTTGCTGTAAGATGATAGGCAGCATCTATTCCGCTTTCGTATCCGCCTATAACGGTGAATTCATCTCCTTGCAAGTTATCCCACGATTTAACTAAACTGTTATGAAGAGCAAGCTCCGCACCCTCAAAGGGTTTTAAATTAGGTGTTTGATATTCACCTGTTGCCCAAACTAAAAAAGGTGCTTCTATCATTTGCTTGTCTGTATATAACAGAAATTTATTATTATCTTTAACTACTTTATCAACATAAGCCTTCTTTATTGGCAATTTATAGTGGTGAGCTAATAATTGAAGATAATCTGCATATTCATTGCCTGTTAAGTGTTCTTTCCCGAAAGTAAACGCTGGAGAAGTTTCAGGAGTCAGGGCATTCAAATCTAACATCCCGAATCCATGCCCTGTAAAGGAAGGGGTAATCAGCTTCATTTCCTTTGGCCATTTTCGAAAACTGGCACCAATTTCTTCCTTTTCTAAAATCACAAAGTCCTCAAAGTTCATTTTCTTTAATAAGATACCTAAGCCAATTCCAGATGGCCCTGCACCTACAATAACTAATTTCATTGAAAAGTCATCTCCTGATTAAATATAAGAGAGCAAATTTAATATAGATTGCCTCGAATGTTATGTAAATAGTAATGATTACGATTTGTATTATAAATTAATATAAATCGTAATCATTACGTTTTATATTAAGCATTTTAAAAAAATAAGTCAACTAATTACTTCTAATTATTTTAAAAAGCTAAGGAGTTTTAATAGAGTTGGCTAAGGTAGATAGGATGTGAGCAATCGTTAAAAGTTAGAAAGGGGGAGGACCGCTATTAAGTTGGACCTCCAGTGTTATGAGTTTGCTTATGTACATTGTTCTTACAATAAACTACAACTTAAGAACGAATTCCTGCAAAGGCGTTTTCTACTAAATGCTGGACATATGTCTCATCCAATGTATCTCCAGTTACAAGCAATCGATAAAAAATCGGCCCATAAATGAGATCAATGCATATGTCAATGTCGAGTCCTTCTTTCAATTCTCCTTGTGCGATTGCCTGCTCCAAAAGACCTCTTGCCTCCAGTCGGCGAGGGCGAAAAAAACGAGTTCGATAGGCTTCTGCCAATCCTGAATCAAACTGTCCTTCACCTAGTAACTGCGTAATGATTGTCCCTTCTCGACTGGTTAAAAAATTGGTTAAGTTAGTAGCGTGAATGACAATATTATCTAACGCTGAACCAGTATCAGGCACAGGCAACCTAGCAGTGGCAGCATCTAGGAAACTCTCCATTATTACAGCAGCCTTATTCGGCCACCACTTGTAAATCGTTGCCTTGCTGACTTGAGCACGCTCGGCTATTTTATCAACCGTAACGGCTTGGAAGCCGTTTTCTAATAATAATTCATAAGAAGCGGAAAGAATAGCCTTATGTGTTTCCACATTGCGGGGCCGGCCTCTTTTTCCATTCATGAAGATCTTCCTTTCATTCATTAATTCTATAAAAAACTATACGTTCAGTATATCAGGTAAGTATCCAAAATAAAATCCGGTTTGCCTATTTACAAAACTAAACGTTCAGTATATTATTTAATCATTAATTAATGAACTAAACGTTTAGTATTTAAAAATAAAAGGAGAGGGACTAAAACCAAGTTCCAAAAGAAGTAGCAGGAATGAATAAAACCATATTTTATAAGGAGTTGTTTGAATGTCTATTTTTAAATCTCAATCAATGGAAAAAAATATCCCGTCGTGGTTAACCATACTAATAGCTGCAGCATGCGGTATTATTGTTGCTAATCTCTACTATGCACAGCCACTAGTGGGAATCATCAGTGAGTCCATCGGATTGTCTGCAACCAGTGCTGGTTTGATTGTAACTTTAACACAGTTTGGTTATGTTATAGGTTTGTTATTTATAGTGCCTTTAGGTGATATTATGGAGAACCGAAAATTAGTTTTTTTCGCGCTGCTTCTCACCGGGATAGCCCTTGCCATCACTTCAGTAACAAAGCAGGAGGCCCCATTTTTAGCAGCTTCCTTTTTCATCGGTTTAGGATCAGTCGCAGCACAAGTACTTGTGCCTTTTGCATCATACCTTGCATCCGATTCTTCTCGAGGCCGTGTTGTCGGCAATGTGATGAGCGGTTTGTTACTAGGCATAATGCTTGCCCGTCCATTATCAAGCTTGGTAGCTGACTATTTTGGCTGGAATTTTGTTTTCGCTTTTTCTGCAGCAGCAGTAATGCTTTTGGCTTTCGTACTATTAAAGGTACTGCCAGAAAGAAAACCTACTACAAACACAAGCTATAAAGCTTTGCTCAGTTCGATGTGGTATTTGCTGAAAACAACACCAATATTAAGACGAAGAGCTGCTTATCATGCATTTGTCTTTGCGTCATTTATTTTATTTTGGACAACAGTGCCAATGTTTTTAGCAGGTCCAACATTTGATTTTTCACAAAAAGAGATTGCACTATTTGCACTTGTCGGTGTAGCAGGTGCAATTGCTGCACCAATAGCTGGGCGGTTGGCAGATAGGGGGTGGACCAGACCAGCAACAGGAGTGGCACTCGCCACCGTCATCATCTCCCTGCTGTTGCCGCTGCAGATTCATACTGGTTCCAATACAGGAATAGTTATACTCGTCGTTTCTGCGATTCTATTGGATGCAGGTGTATCGGCAAATCTTGTTCTTGGACAGCGCACTCTCTTCTCATTAAGTCCAGAAATCCGCAGTCGTTTAAATGGGTTGTTTATGGCTATTTTCTTCTTCGGAGGCGCTATCGGCTCTGCGGTTGGAGGTTTGACATACGCAAAAGGCGGCTGGAGTGCTGTGTTATGGATTGGAGCGGCATTTCCAATTATCGCAATACTTTATTTTGCCACTGAAAAAAAGAAAAAAGACATGTTGCATGCGAGAAAGTGACGCCATCTATTACAGACTTCCTTGTAAGACACAGAAAATCATATAATGAGAATAAAAGAAACCCTTTAAATAAAAAATTCACAGAATATACAAGAGAATATTGCAATTATGTGAAGCTTACTAGTACTTTTTATTCAATAGAAAAAAACATGCTACAATAACAGTGTAGTAAAAACATACAAGATATTGTGAAGTAATGAACAAATGAAAATAGAGGAGCTGGAGTAAAATGTTAGACCTATTAAGAAAAAATAATATCGCAGCAGGTATTCTAGCAGTATTCCGCATTTATCTTGGTTATCAATTTATTCATGCTGGTTATGGAAAAATAGTGGGCGGCAGCTTTGATGCAAGTGGTTTCCTTCAAGGAGCCATTGCTTCTAGCACAGGCGATCATCCTGCAGTACAAGGCTGGTGGGCAGCATTCTTAGAAAACGTTGCATTACCGAATGCCGGTCTGTTCACATTCCTAGTACAATGGGGAGAACTACTTGTAGGTATTGCCTTAATTCTAGGTTTATTCACTAACTTTGCAGCCATTATGGGAATGATAATGAACTTCTCTTTCTTATTCAGCGGTACAGTAAGCACAAATGCACAAATGATTCTTCTTGCAATCTTCGTCGTAGTAGCAGGAGCAAATGCAGGTAAATTCGGATTAGACAGATATACAATGCCTTATCTTAAAAATGTTCTTACAAACAAAACAAATAAAAGAAAAAAAGATGCAGCAGTTGTATAAGTAAAATGATAGTAAAGAAGTCAGTGTCAAGGCTGATTAAAACTTCCTCAAAATCGCCGGTTTAAAATTCCCCAGAAGGACATTTCAGTCCTTCTGTTTTTGCGTACTCAAGTGCTTCTCTTTTAGTCTGTAACTATCACCTTTCAAGTTAAAGATACGAGAGTGATGCAAGAGGCGATCTAACATCGCTGTTGCAATTATCGGATCTCCAACCATTTCTCCCCATTCTCCAAAGCCTTTATTGGATGTAAGGATGATAGAGCCACGTTCATATCTTCTTGATATAACTTGGAACAAATAGTGTACACTTTGCGTATCAAGGTTCAGATAACCAATTTCGTCGATAATTAAAACCGAAGGTTTAATAAAGGAAACTATTTTCTTCTCCAGTTTTTCCTGCTGTTTTGCTTTTCTTAGCTGGGATACTAGCTCGCTCATTGTAATAAAATGGGTTTTCATTCCTTTTGAGATTGCCTCCATCCCAATAGCTACTGCAAGATGTGTCTTCCCAATACCAGGAGGACCTAAAAAAATTAAATTTTCTTTGTTATCGAGGAAGGAAAGATTCATTAATTCTCTAATTCTTCTTTCATCCATGTCCACTTGGGCTGTAAAATCAAATTGATCTATCGTTTTTCGGTAAGGAAACCTCGCAAACTTCAGCAGGGTTTTCTTCATTCTTTCCTGTTTTTCAGTGATTTCTAGCTCTAGAAGGCTGAATAAAAACTGTGAATATGGTACATTATCTTTAGACGCTTGTTCGGCCAGTTCGGACCATCGGTCCGCAATAACGGGCAAGTTTAATTTTTGGCTATACTCCTTTATCTCTTTTTTCATGATGATTCACCCCTAGTGAATTCATCATAGACGGATAAGGGGCGTGTATCTACTTCCAAGGAAACAGGCTGTGGGGCGCCAACCACGACAGTTTGTTTCCTTGTTATTTTTTCGGAGAAGGGAATAACTTTTTTCCGTCGCTGTAGCTTACTAATTTCTTCTCCCTGATAAAATATCCTAATTAAACCCTCCAGAGATTCTTTTATCAATATTTCTTTTCCAGCGTACTTAGAGGATAGAATCCAACTTTCTCCCTTATAGGAGAAGCTTCCGTCCCAATGAACTTTCCTAAAGGAAATATAACTTGTATCATATTCTTTCTTCTCATTTATTGGATGAAGCTTTTCCTCTGTCCATTTTTCTTGTGGAGAATAGCCGGTTGTTTCATTTCTCTTTCGGTTACCAACAGTATCCAGCCATCTCATTAAAAGTTGGTTCAATTCTTCCACACTATTAAACTTTGTCCCCACATAAAAATGATTCATAATGTACTGAATAGCCCTTTCCACTTTTCCTTTTGTTTGGGCTCTGTATGGGCGGCAGGCTTTTGGAATAAATCCATAGTAAGAGGCGAATTCTGCAAATCTTTTATTCCATTTAATGACCCCTTGATCACGTCCATCTGTGACAGTCCTCATATTATCAAACAAGATAGTAGAAGGTATCCCACCCAGATATTTAAAACTGTTAATTAGACCTTGCATGACATGTTCCTGATCCTGGGATAAAGTAAAAAGAGCGTACTTCATTCGCGAATAGCCTAAGATGGCAACAAACATGGAAAGCTTCCTTTTTTCTCCGTTCAAAATGACTTCTCCGACCTCTTTCCAATCGACCTGCATCTG
This genomic window contains:
- a CDS encoding NAD(P)/FAD-dependent oxidoreductase, which gives rise to MKLVIVGAGPSGIGLGILLKKMNFEDFVILEKEEIGASFRKWPKEMKLITPSFTGHGFGMLDLNALTPETSPAFTFGKEHLTGNEYADYLQLLAHHYKLPIKKAYVDKVVKDNNKFLLYTDKQMIEAPFLVWATGEYQTPNLKPFEGAELALHNSLVKSWDNLQGDEFTVIGGYESGIDAAYHLTANEKNVTVISRSAPWDNVEADPSKSLSPFTKERLEIADETGRLELLDVEVLKISKRDDDYVLYLSDGTTHVSKTRPILAAGFIPGVKQIYSLFEWENEQSPKLTDKDESTITAGVFLAGPNVRHQQVIFCYIYKFRQRFAVIVKEILDRTNFQYPTEIFDLYRKNNLFLDDLSCCEVNCEC
- the istA gene encoding IS21 family transposase encodes the protein MKTRGEFFMIKEMYQRGMSITDIANELKMDRKTVKKYIMSETIPTARKRNRSSKLDEFKDYINRRMLEDRVFNAEKLLLEIKLLGYQGGKTILKDYMQPYREQAKKKYTVRYETLPGEQMQVDWKEVGEVILNGEKRKLSMFVAILGYSRMKYALFTLSQDQEHVMQGLINSFKYLGGIPSTILFDNMRTVTDGRDQGVIKWNKRFAEFASYYGFIPKACRPYRAQTKGKVERAIQYIMNHFYVGTKFNSVEELNQLLMRWLDTVGNRKRNETTGYSPQEKWTEEKLHPINEKKEYDTSYISFRKVHWDGSFSYKGESWILSSKYAGKEILIKESLEGLIRIFYQGEEISKLQRRKKVIPFSEKITRKQTVVVGAPQPVSLEVDTRPLSVYDEFTRGESS
- the istB gene encoding IS21-like element helper ATPase IstB; amino-acid sequence: MKKEIKEYSQKLNLPVIADRWSELAEQASKDNVPYSQFLFSLLELEITEKQERMKKTLLKFARFPYRKTIDQFDFTAQVDMDERRIRELMNLSFLDNKENLIFLGPPGIGKTHLAVAIGMEAISKGMKTHFITMSELVSQLRKAKQQEKLEKKIVSFIKPSVLIIDEIGYLNLDTQSVHYLFQVISRRYERGSIILTSNKGFGEWGEMVGDPIIATAMLDRLLHHSRIFNLKGDSYRLKEKHLSTQKQKD
- a CDS encoding DoxX family protein — encoded protein: MLDLLRKNNIAAGILAVFRIYLGYQFIHAGYGKIVGGSFDASGFLQGAIASSTGDHPAVQGWWAAFLENVALPNAGLFTFLVQWGELLVGIALILGLFTNFAAIMGMIMNFSFLFSGTVSTNAQMILLAIFVVVAGANAGKFGLDRYTMPYLKNVLTNKTNKRKKDAAVV
- a CDS encoding TetR/AcrR family transcriptional regulator codes for the protein MNGKRGRPRNVETHKAILSASYELLLENGFQAVTVDKIAERAQVSKATIYKWWPNKAAVIMESFLDAATARLPVPDTGSALDNIVIHATNLTNFLTSREGTIITQLLGEGQFDSGLAEAYRTRFFRPRRLEARGLLEQAIAQGELKEGLDIDICIDLIYGPIFYRLLVTGDTLDETYVQHLVENAFAGIRS
- a CDS encoding MFS transporter encodes the protein MSIFKSQSMEKNIPSWLTILIAAACGIIVANLYYAQPLVGIISESIGLSATSAGLIVTLTQFGYVIGLLFIVPLGDIMENRKLVFFALLLTGIALAITSVTKQEAPFLAASFFIGLGSVAAQVLVPFASYLASDSSRGRVVGNVMSGLLLGIMLARPLSSLVADYFGWNFVFAFSAAAVMLLAFVLLKVLPERKPTTNTSYKALLSSMWYLLKTTPILRRRAAYHAFVFASFILFWTTVPMFLAGPTFDFSQKEIALFALVGVAGAIAAPIAGRLADRGWTRPATGVALATVIISLLLPLQIHTGSNTGIVILVVSAILLDAGVSANLVLGQRTLFSLSPEIRSRLNGLFMAIFFFGGAIGSAVGGLTYAKGGWSAVLWIGAAFPIIAILYFATEKKKKDMLHARK